Proteins encoded by one window of Bacteroidota bacterium:
- a CDS encoding Ig-like domain-containing protein, whose translation MRILKKISSLSILIYLLALLTSCAIRVVPSGGTKDAAPPAYVKSLPANYATNFTGNEIEIVFDENIVLSQADRQVIVSPIMQPKPEVSSRRNRLKLKLPESLTPNTTYTINFGNAITDLHEGNAYGGFQFVFSTGSIIDSLKFSGTILHASDLHAEKSVLAMLYSDTDDSCIYKHEPDYYSLTDESGNFTIKNIRPGTYKLFGMKDVSNNLMFEKGADMIAFNTQSLQIPRDSMATMLMFNERDYFPKLKSAKKDLKGRIKIITSAAVPDFDFDVLNKSISKEKCTIIKNLGNDTLFLFYNDSMADSLNMVLRNGSLLLDTVFIELKSKRSASGGRGETALGGSIISNLSGNFLDLGKLLHLNFQFPVQTIDSSKITLRIDSIATSPIVLTFANEHRMQLVMNHNMLPGKRYELSLLPGAFTDLLGNKNDTTIITWNTREPRYYGTFTVTVSNLDINNKIIQLVTEKDEVVAAQKLNSTKIEFNNLEPMLYRVKLIDDNNGNGIFDSGMYYTKRQPERVHYFPKTINIRSNWDVSEEWKF comes from the coding sequence GTGCGCATACTTAAAAAAATATCATCACTAAGCATTCTAATTTATTTGCTTGCCTTGCTTACAAGCTGCGCCATTCGTGTTGTTCCCAGCGGTGGCACCAAGGATGCTGCACCACCTGCTTATGTCAAATCTTTGCCTGCAAACTATGCTACTAATTTTACCGGAAACGAAATTGAAATTGTATTTGATGAAAACATTGTACTCTCGCAAGCTGACAGGCAAGTAATTGTATCGCCAATCATGCAACCAAAGCCTGAAGTAAGCAGTCGCAGGAATCGTTTAAAATTAAAGTTACCAGAAAGTCTTACTCCCAATACAACGTATACCATTAACTTTGGAAATGCCATTACTGATTTGCATGAAGGCAATGCCTATGGAGGATTTCAGTTTGTTTTCAGCACGGGCAGTATAATTGATTCGTTAAAATTTTCGGGAACTATTTTGCATGCCTCCGACTTGCATGCAGAGAAAAGCGTATTGGCAATGTTGTATAGTGACACAGATGATAGTTGCATTTATAAACACGAGCCCGATTATTACAGCCTCACTGACGAATCTGGAAATTTCACTATAAAAAATATTCGCCCCGGAACTTACAAGCTTTTTGGAATGAAGGATGTTAGCAACAATCTAATGTTTGAAAAAGGGGCAGACATGATTGCTTTTAACACGCAATCATTGCAAATACCGCGTGATAGTATGGCAACGATGCTTATGTTTAATGAGCGCGATTATTTTCCAAAACTAAAATCAGCTAAAAAAGATTTGAAGGGCCGTATAAAAATTATCACCTCTGCAGCAGTGCCAGATTTTGATTTCGATGTCTTAAACAAATCTATCAGCAAAGAAAAATGTACCATCATAAAAAACCTGGGCAACGATACGTTATTCTTGTTTTATAATGATAGCATGGCTGATAGCCTCAACATGGTATTGCGCAACGGCAGCCTATTGCTCGATACCGTTTTTATAGAATTAAAATCGAAGCGCTCCGCTTCAGGTGGCCGTGGTGAAACCGCTTTAGGCGGCTCCATTATTTCTAATCTATCAGGCAATTTTCTCGACCTAGGAAAATTACTGCATTTGAATTTTCAATTTCCTGTTCAAACTATCGACAGCAGTAAAATAACTTTACGCATAGATAGTATTGCTACAAGTCCCATAGTATTAACCTTTGCTAACGAGCATCGTATGCAACTGGTGATGAACCACAACATGCTTCCCGGCAAACGATATGAGCTAAGTTTATTGCCCGGTGCATTTACCGATTTGCTAGGCAATAAAAACGATACCACTATCATTACCTGGAATACCCGCGAACCAAGATACTACGGAACGTTTACAGTAACCGTTAGTAATCTTGACATCAACAATAAAATTATTCAACTGGTAACTGAAAAAGATGAGGTGGTGGCAGCACAAAAATTGAATTCAACAAAAATTGAATTTAATAATCTGGAGCCAATGCTGTATCGTGTAAAATTAATTGATGATAATAATGGCAATGGCATATTTGATTCGGGTATGTATTATACTAAAAGACAACCTGAACGTGTGCATTATTTTCCTAAGACCATCAATATCCGGTCTAATTGGGATGTTAGTGAGGAGTGGAAATTTTAA
- the purQ gene encoding phosphoribosylformylglycinamidine synthase subunit PurQ — translation MKFGVVVFPGSNCDQDMIDVLESMKAKYKNEVVRLWHKDHDLQGCDFIILPGGFSYGDYLRSGAIARFSPIMQEVCEFADKGGFVMGVCNGFQILCEAHLLPGALLHNNTRRFVCKNVFIKAISDEFIITSKLSTTKALKIPIAHGEGKFYADDNAMRDIYQHNQIVFKYCDANAVVTSDANPNGSMDCIAGISNRTKNVFGMMPHPERAADAALGNTDGLLIFQSIFNSIEVV, via the coding sequence ATGAAATTTGGAGTAGTTGTATTCCCCGGCAGCAATTGCGATCAGGACATGATAGATGTACTTGAAAGCATGAAAGCCAAATATAAAAATGAGGTGGTGCGGTTATGGCACAAAGATCACGACCTGCAAGGCTGCGACTTTATTATCTTGCCTGGTGGCTTTAGTTATGGGGATTATCTGCGCTCGGGGGCTATAGCACGCTTTTCGCCTATCATGCAAGAGGTGTGCGAGTTTGCTGATAAGGGTGGCTTTGTGATGGGAGTATGCAATGGGTTCCAGATATTATGCGAAGCACATCTGTTGCCCGGGGCGCTGCTACACAATAATACCAGGAGGTTTGTTTGCAAAAATGTATTTATAAAAGCAATAAGCGATGAGTTTATTATTACCAGCAAACTTAGCACAACCAAAGCATTAAAAATTCCTATTGCTCATGGAGAAGGAAAATTTTATGCGGACGATAATGCCATGCGCGATATCTATCAACATAATCAAATCGTATTTAAGTATTGTGATGCCAATGCTGTGGTTACAAGTGATGCCAATCCCAATGGCAGCATGGATTGCATAGCGGGCATATCCAACCGAACCAAAAATGTTTTTGGTATGATGCCACACCCTGAGCGAGCAGCCGATGCCGCACTGGGCAATACAGATGGGTTGCTCATTTTTCAAAGCATCTTTAATTCGATAGAAGTAGTCTAA